One region of Sulfurisphaera ohwakuensis genomic DNA includes:
- a CDS encoding DUF973 family protein produces MLLRRKAKKGLSGAVTALILVIASVIIALVVVGFAFGLFGAFGGTPTVTQVGTGTLTSSGNYVVATITLHSTGSVQIVSATIAGTTYSATSLSQSLSAGVNTVTLSFDTSTGSVTLQPGSTYTISIGLSDGQTVQVAVVYQ; encoded by the coding sequence ATGTTGTTGAGGAGGAAGGCTAAGAAGGGGTTAAGTGGTGCTGTAACTGCTCTTATCCTAGTAATTGCATCAGTAATAATAGCACTAGTAGTTGTTGGATTTGCTTTCGGACTATTCGGAGCATTTGGAGGAACACCAACAGTAACACAAGTAGGAACAGGAACTCTTACTAGTAGTGGTAATTATGTTGTTGCTACAATCACTTTGCACTCTACTGGGAGTGTTCAAATAGTTAGTGCAACTATAGCAGGTACCACATATAGTGCAACTAGTCTTTCTCAATCATTATCTGCAGGAGTTAATACAGTAACTCTTAGTTTTGATACAAGTACTGGAAGTGTAACATTACAACCCGGTTCTACATATACTATCTCTATAGGTTTAAGTGATGGTCAGACTGTGCAAGTAGCAGTAGTATATCAATAA
- a CDS encoding molybdate ABC transporter substrate-binding protein: MELTLSNFDVLEDFWGNTDGIKMSFSGNQWFVVPDLIALLNKKGFTVYIETIPPGIVRKRAEGENLKVGNLEITFKPEIVSLPPSLLEGLKVKKMKEYVENELAIVYSSKVNDWCDLKGKKVAIPNPEIEGIGVLFKQLYEEYCGNYEEFASSAYLTKVHHREIPYMLSKGLIEAGVVWKTEATYWKFNYVVPNFNKKGRLAFALLSNGSEIAEVLFDYLFSLDVKTIYEKYGFKWIST, translated from the coding sequence ATGGAACTAACCTTATCCAATTTTGATGTATTGGAAGATTTTTGGGGAAACACAGACGGGATAAAGATGTCATTTTCCGGAAATCAGTGGTTTGTAGTACCAGATTTGATAGCTTTACTTAACAAAAAAGGATTCACCGTGTACATAGAGACTATTCCTCCCGGAATTGTTAGGAAGAGGGCTGAAGGTGAAAATCTTAAGGTCGGGAACTTAGAAATTACTTTTAAACCGGAAATTGTTTCATTACCTCCTTCTCTTTTAGAGGGATTAAAAGTTAAGAAGATGAAAGAATATGTTGAAAATGAGTTAGCTATTGTTTATTCTTCAAAAGTTAATGATTGGTGTGATTTAAAGGGAAAGAAGGTTGCTATACCTAATCCGGAAATTGAGGGGATAGGAGTTCTTTTTAAACAGCTGTATGAGGAATATTGTGGTAATTATGAAGAGTTTGCCTCTTCAGCATACTTAACCAAAGTCCATCATAGGGAAATACCTTACATGTTATCTAAAGGTTTAATTGAAGCTGGAGTTGTCTGGAAAACTGAGGCGACTTATTGGAAATTTAACTACGTAGTACCAAATTTTAATAAGAAAGGGAGGTTGGCTTTCGCGTTACTAAGTAATGGTAGTGAGATTGCAGAGGTATTATTTGATTATCTCTTTTCTTTAGATGTTAAGACTATTTACGAAAAATATGGTTTTAAATGGATCTCTACGTAG
- a CDS encoding DUF973 family protein, whose product MLLRRKAKKGLSGAVTALILVIASVIIALVVVGFAFGLFGAFGGTPTVTQVGTGTLSISGGYAIITLHSTGNVQIVSATIAGTTYSASSISVIGGTSNSLTAGVNTVSISFGTSLSNLQPGSTYTISIGLSDGQTVQVAVIAQ is encoded by the coding sequence ATGTTGTTGAGAAGGAAGGCTAAGAAGGGGTTAAGTGGTGCTGTAACTGCATTAATTCTAGTAATTGCATCAGTAATAATAGCACTAGTAGTTGTTGGATTTGCCTTCGGACTATTCGGAGCATTTGGAGGAACACCAACAGTAACACAAGTAGGAACAGGAACTCTAAGTATCAGTGGAGGCTATGCTATTATTACTTTACACTCTACTGGAAATGTACAAATAGTTAGTGCAACCATAGCAGGAACAACATACAGTGCAAGTAGTATTTCCGTAATTGGTGGCACAAGTAACTCTCTAACTGCAGGAGTTAATACAGTATCAATTAGTTTTGGTACCTCATTATCTAATTTGCAGCCTGGCAGTACTTACACCATTTCTATAGGTTTAAGCGATGGCCAAACCGTACAAGTTGCAGTAATAGCACAGTAA
- a CDS encoding DsrE family protein yields MKVVVQIKDIDKVPQALRSVINLYNDIKDAEIEVVFHQSAIKALLKDSETRSIIEDLMTKKNILIVGCENSIRSQNLSHDQLIPGIKIVTSGVGEIVRKQSEGWIYLAL; encoded by the coding sequence ATGAAAGTGGTTGTACAAATAAAGGATATTGATAAAGTACCTCAAGCATTAAGATCTGTTATTAATCTCTATAACGATATTAAGGATGCTGAAATAGAAGTTGTTTTTCATCAATCTGCTATAAAGGCTTTGTTGAAAGATAGTGAGACTAGAAGTATTATTGAAGATTTAATGACTAAAAAGAATATACTTATTGTTGGTTGTGAAAATAGTATAAGGTCTCAAAATCTTTCTCACGATCAGCTTATTCCAGGGATTAAGATTGTAACTTCTGGTGTTGGTGAAATTGTTAGGAAGCAAAGTGAAGGTTGGATTTATTTAGCTTTATGA
- a CDS encoding DEAD/DEAH box helicase, with translation MSELFTQFKNSYVYGKNYLIVAPTGSGKTHIAKYLLNEEKGIVVYTSPLKALSREVYKATKRKAKYVDSDVYEDDLRYLSAEALLTTYEKFDSAIRHDYSWLKNISLIIIDEIHNVESDRGLGIENIVLWAKENSVPIIGLSATVGNVEEYKQWLNAELIKVEKRKVPLHECIAFPYIIKCYDNNKIIPIEKRRLKNTKLDLLLGVLSYILSLGKNALVFVRSRNSAETLAETLRKFSIPALPYHSGLPYDVRDKVIESFMKGEVKVLVSTTALGQGVNLPVYATVFYDVSLPDSDDKGEFKGWRDLSVAEFKQIAGRAGRPGFDQEGMAIVITETIKEMDKVVKTYFSSFLAKSEGVSFKLENLTLGVISWFNKREEEVEELIGKGSFTFKGKEVKPAIEYLVKQNLVEKKETLRLTPLGKAVALSYIDVSALNGFPVNVQDFNPLDVVYSSPAVLQSLRGCEEGKELIERWVNGGDIASLCLKLSAKDIDDVISNARWIAFALYRVLRALNHPKAKEALEFYERVKYGLPKEGIEMVKAGLSRDEAKKLLQLNIKSVDEACIMKDILNIDVIECRKFHEELRRFVNENYGKEIDQNDPRVEILKRFGIITETGWKKYGK, from the coding sequence GTGAGTGAACTATTTACCCAATTCAAAAACTCTTACGTTTATGGTAAGAATTATCTAATAGTAGCTCCTACAGGATCTGGCAAAACACATATTGCCAAGTATTTACTTAATGAGGAAAAAGGAATAGTAGTTTATACTTCACCACTAAAAGCTCTATCGAGAGAAGTTTATAAGGCGACAAAGAGGAAAGCGAAATACGTAGATTCTGATGTATATGAAGATGATTTAAGATACTTATCTGCAGAAGCCTTGCTCACGACTTATGAGAAATTCGATAGCGCAATTAGACATGATTACAGTTGGTTAAAAAACATAAGCCTCATCATCATTGACGAGATACATAATGTTGAAAGTGATAGAGGGTTAGGCATAGAGAACATAGTACTTTGGGCAAAAGAGAACTCAGTCCCGATAATAGGATTAAGTGCCACAGTAGGTAATGTAGAGGAATATAAGCAGTGGCTAAATGCGGAACTAATTAAGGTAGAAAAAAGAAAAGTCCCGCTTCATGAATGCATAGCATTTCCTTATATAATTAAATGTTATGATAATAACAAGATTATACCCATTGAGAAAAGAAGACTGAAAAACACCAAATTAGACCTACTTCTTGGTGTGTTAAGTTATATTCTGTCTTTAGGAAAGAACGCATTAGTCTTCGTTAGAAGCAGAAACTCTGCAGAGACACTTGCCGAAACCCTTAGAAAGTTCTCAATACCAGCCTTACCTTATCATTCCGGCTTACCTTATGATGTTAGAGATAAAGTAATAGAGTCCTTTATGAAGGGCGAAGTCAAGGTGCTGGTATCTACAACAGCATTGGGTCAGGGAGTGAACTTACCCGTTTACGCTACAGTCTTTTATGACGTCTCGTTACCAGACTCAGATGATAAAGGAGAGTTTAAAGGGTGGAGAGATCTGTCAGTAGCAGAATTTAAGCAAATTGCCGGAAGGGCAGGAAGACCGGGATTTGACCAAGAAGGAATGGCAATAGTTATAACAGAGACAATTAAGGAAATGGATAAGGTAGTGAAAACTTATTTCTCCTCATTTTTAGCAAAGAGTGAAGGTGTAAGTTTTAAGCTCGAAAACTTAACACTTGGTGTTATAAGCTGGTTCAATAAAAGAGAAGAAGAAGTTGAGGAGTTAATAGGTAAGGGATCGTTCACGTTTAAGGGTAAAGAAGTAAAACCTGCCATAGAATATCTGGTTAAACAGAACTTAGTGGAGAAAAAGGAAACGTTAAGGCTAACACCCTTAGGAAAAGCTGTAGCATTAAGTTATATTGACGTATCCGCATTAAACGGCTTCCCAGTAAATGTACAAGACTTCAATCCCCTCGACGTTGTGTATTCATCACCGGCTGTGCTACAGTCATTAAGGGGATGTGAGGAAGGAAAAGAACTCATTGAGAGATGGGTTAATGGAGGAGATATAGCATCTCTTTGCCTAAAGCTTTCGGCAAAAGATATTGATGATGTAATTTCAAACGCCAGATGGATAGCCTTTGCTCTTTATAGAGTATTAAGAGCGTTGAACCATCCAAAGGCGAAGGAAGCCCTTGAGTTTTATGAAAGGGTAAAATACGGCTTACCGAAGGAGGGAATAGAAATGGTGAAAGCTGGATTATCTAGGGATGAGGCTAAAAAACTTCTCCAATTAAATATTAAGAGTGTGGATGAAGCATGTATCATGAAGGATATACTCAATATTGACGTGATTGAGTGCAGAAAGTTCCATGAAGAATTAAGAAGATTTGTTAACGAGAACTATGGGAAAGAGATTGATCAAAACGATCCTAGAGTTGAGATTTTAAAAAGGTTCGGAATAATTACCGAGACCGGATGGAAAAAATATGGAAAATAA